The Salarias fasciatus chromosome 12, fSalaFa1.1, whole genome shotgun sequence DNA segment CATGGCTTCTATCTGTGTTCCGTCTGCAGCTGGCTCAGGGCCTGAAGCTCGGTCTGGACACGTCGTTCGTGCCCAACACTGGGTAAGATCAATGAACCGAGTAGATCATCCAGACAAAATGTCAGAAAGATATTAATGGTGGGCTCAAAACTTCGTTCAGCAAGAAGAGTGCCAAACTGAAGACCGGCTACAAGCGGGATTTCGTGAACGTGGGCTGTGACCTGGACTTCGACATGGCCGGCCCCACCGTCCACGCAGCTGCTGTGCTGGGCTACGAAGGCTGGCTGGCCGGCTACCAGCTGGCCTTCGACACCGCCAAATCCAAGCTGACCCAGAACAACTTCGCCCTTGGATACAAGACCGGCGACTTCCAGCTCCACACCAACGTGTGAGTCCCTCCGTCCTTGTGCAGAGAAGCAAGCAGTGAAAGCAGTGCACGTTTATGTTATTTGCCTCGTTTCTGTTTTGGTGCGGTGTTTCAGTAACGATGGCATCGAGTTCGGCGGCTCCATTTACCAAAAGGTGAACAGTAACATGGAGACAGCCGTCCACCTGGCCTGGACCGCAGGCAGCAACAACACGCGCTTTGGAATCGGAGCTAAATACCAGCTGGATAAGGACGCCTCCCTGTCTGTAAGAACGAGCCTCAACCATGTAAAGAAGACATAAACACTTCACATATCAGTCAGAAGGACTGAACCACTGTCTGTTGAGAGGGTgactttatattatttaatCACCAGATTAGAGGGTTTTAAATTTTGCTTCAAAAAGATTTCAGCTTGTCGGAGTAAACTTCAGTCCAGCTAAACAGGCTAACATCACTAGAGGCAAAAACTCAGCCTCCGTACCTGACAGACTCCCACATCATCTGAAGCTGATTAATCTGTTTCTACTCGGTGATATACTGTAGATTATGTAACCCAGTTACCATCTGTGTGCTCGTGCATCTGTGATGATCCAACCCGTCCTTGGTATGTTTCTCCTCGCAGACCAAGGTCAACAATGCCTGCCTCGTTGGAGTTGGATACACACAAACTCTCAGGCCAGGTGAGATCTTTCAGATTTACATGTAAAATGTCTTTCCGTGAAATGATCCTCAGCCTCAGCCACATCACATTCATGTTACATTATCTGACCACCTGTCCTGCAGGAGTGAAGCTCACTCTGTCAGCTCTGATCGACGGGAAGAACGTGAACGGCGGCGGACACAAAGTGGGCATGGGCTTCGAGCTGGAGGCGTAACGACTCAACGGGACGGACGGGCAGAGAGGGAAGGACAGAGCCCAAAAGTGACGACGCCACGGCCTGCTCAGCGAACACAAACACATCGTCCCTCtgaatcctgacacacacaaacgcgcAGACACACACGTTCTTTGGCCTTAACCCTGAAACCCTGAGcagcctccaggacctccagcagTACTGTAATGTTATCAAGATCAAGCAGAACATTTACAGAATTATACATTACAACAAGTGAACATACAGCTGGATATTTATGCAAAATCACCATTCTCCAAAACGTGATACTTAAAACAGGTTTGACTAAACAAAGCAGACTTTGATTGGACTATTTGTCTCAGACGTATCCGTATTATCTCTGAAATAAGATTGGAAGCACCTTTTTACTCCGAATGTGTGACCAGCTGAATTTTTATTCTAATTTACTCTGGGTTTTACATGTTAGTGCGATCACATAGGAGAATGCTTGCGTCGACTTATCGGGGGTTTGTTGCATGCTTTTGATGCTTGAGGGAAGTTGTGAGACTTTTCATTGTACTTTTCATATTGACAAGTACAGCCGCGACCATCAAATGCAATACCAGCCGGACGGAATTAAGCAGAAAGCGGCGAGACACACTGCTCAGACTGACTTTGGGCTTCACCGTTTGACCTCAGTAACACAACAAGAAACTGTGAACCCTCAGTTGCCTAAATGTCTATTTTTCAGGTCCTGTTTGTTTAAAAAGGGGCCGATGGCAGTTTGGATCTCTACGTCACCTCTTTGTCTTGTCGTTCGTCGTGTCCTTTAACTGTTCAACCTTTACCACTACATTTCACTTTATCTGTGCTGTGCTTTGTATAGGAAAAGTTAGGACCTCAAATTGATTTTACTGAATAAGTGGAATAAAGAATTACAAACCCTACAGTGTCAATGGGtcgtgtaaaaagaaaaaaaaaaggaacagtaTCACCACTTATTGGAATTTGGAAATTTAATTTTGCAAACACCACTGAGAAAGCAAGAAACTTCATACATGATAGATATTTTTGGTCAAAAATCTCAACAATACGACATCTGTACATATAAGataaaacaagataaaaaaaaagtgacaatatGGTTTATATACAGCACGACCTCCAACTGTTGAAATCAGGATGGGCTCAAGTTGAAGGAGAAGACACAGTTTAAACATAATACAGATCAATATCCTTATGAGGAATAAAATGTAAGCATTTTctgtctcccttttttttcattttcacagaaacattcagtcacattttttttccatttgcagtACCCTTCTGATGCACACACAAATGACTCCAAAACACATTCAACACCATGTGCTACAGGCGTTTCAGTTATGGAGGCAACAACAAATGTACAAAGTAATCATCTGCAGGCTATCATtcagcaaacttttttttaacagtttggaAAAAAACTCCCTGACGATAGtctaatgaatgaatgaaaaaacaaaagccacTGGAAATAATAACAGTCTAGATTGGTGAAGCACAACAATGTATATTAATCTTAAGTACCATCTGAAACAAATGTAGTTAAATGTAGCAAATTCAAGCTGGAAAATTGCTTTCCACTGTAAAACATAAGGAATAACACGGCTATTAAAAACAGTTCCAGAATCACCGTTACTGCTATTTCAACCTTAAATGCACTGTTAAAGCTACATGACTGATCAAATatagaaacaaacacactttgaaTTGAATCTCATAAATCAAAATTCCAGCTTGCTTCAGCGCGGTCCCGGCAGGTACTAACGATCCTCACAAAGGTTCCAAACATGTCTGGAGCGACAGCTCCATTCATAATGTCAGGCTGAACAGCTGGCAGTTTGACGCCGCCTCCACACGGAGGCGGCAGAGCACCGCTCAGTTCAGGAGAGGTCACTGGAATAACTCTGACCGTCGTTGAGCCACGTCCACTCCCTCAGCATCTGGGACAAAACGCAGCAATGGGCTCGTTTTAAAACCTCTCCACAAACAGTAATCGTCATTTGAAGAGTCATGCAGGTTTGGCAGCGGCGCTTACCTCCATGCTGTTCTCCGACTCCTGGATGGTGTCTTGCAGCAGACTCTGGAGGCGAGTCTCAAAcgtcctgctctcctccaccagagactcgtcactgcacacacacacacacacacacacacacacacacacacagccagagtGACTCACCCGCATGCTACCCACAGCTTCGATAAGATTACAATGTTTAGCAGGGACTGTCGGAGACTTTGAGGCtgtatttacagaaaaaaaggacaGTTTAGGAATCTCGAAGAGTAAATGTTGACAGTGAGTTTACAGGTATCACAAGACAGGTCCCCAAAAAAGAACCTGAGTGATTCTCAGAGGAATGGCATTcaggaaaaagagggaaaaaataaataaatagatgaaaaaCAAGTTGAGTgcacattttgaaacatttgcaACAGTGTGATGTTGTCCGCGTCAGGCTGAGATTAGATTTATGTTTGACCCTAAAAGGAGAGCCTCGTCCATCCAGTGTCGTGTTTGTGAGTCAGAGCACTTACAGCTGCTGTAAACTGTGTCTCGGGGTCAGAAGGGGGGGCACTGATGAAGGGGTTCGCAATCCGTCAGGACTCCCACTCACCGGGCTGCGAACTTTACTCTGATCAAGAGAAGATGACGCACTTCACATGGAGTTACTCACAAATACTACAAACTTCATTCTTACGGTCAAGCTGGCACTAAACCTTTTACACGTGCAGATTTTTAGCTACAAGAGTTTAAGCACAGTGTTGTGTGAGTTAACAGTAAGCAACATTACGAGTCTTATAGAGGCAGAGTTGGGAGACACTCACGCAGGCCACTCTCAGCAGGTGCCACAGAGCCCACTGTCGTTTCTCCTGCAGATTCATCAGCACTTGTTCGCTCTCCGCCATTTTCTGAACCACGCCCTCCACCTTtggcagcagctccatcactcGCTGTCTGCACACTGCTGTCTTACTGCCGATCAGAATCATAACACATTATAACACTCCGTTTCATTGTTCAGTTTACACAGCTTTCaagatgttttctctcctccattGCAGACCAGTTTCAGAATATCAtcataaacatgtaaaacaataTTGAGTTTTACATATATACTGTTGTTCCAGGAGCTGATTCTCATCGCTTTACGCAGGTGAGTGCACACtgacatttctgttttattcagtaagcaaatgtttcctttctccacTTTTAAATGAAGCCTGTTAAAATAGTTCACAAAtaatttaaaactttatttgaacTTGACTCTGAGCCTAAACATGAACAAACTGCTCAAGAAAAACATAATTTCACTTTTACCAAATGTTCTGTGAAGCAATTGCAAACTGAGATAATTCAAGtgtttttgatttattcttcataaataaatttaaCTTAGTagtgaaaattgaaataaaaaaaatatataaattttacagtattttacaAAACAGGTTATTCTCCTTTTGTTTAACTAGAATCCAACATTTTCACAACTGAAACTtataaaatgactgaaacagaATGAAACGATTAACTTTTCACTTACAGCCAAATGTTTATAGAAACACAACCAGGACAGTGAGTAATTTTATCTATTTTACCAAACAATAGTTGAGACATAAATatactgtgtgcgtgtgtgtgtgtgtgtgtgtgtgtgtgtgtgtgtgtgtgtgtgtgtgtgtgtgtgtgtgtgtgtgtgtgtgtgtgtgtgcctgtgtgtgtgtgtgtgtgtgcctgtgtgtgtgtgtgtgggtaccTGAGGTGTGTGTAGAAATCTTTGAGCTTCTTCTCGTAGAACAGCATGGCCTGAACCACCAGACGCACCATTTCCTGACTGTCTCCTGAGCCTCTCTGGTCTGAGCCAGGAGAAGGACGGAAATCCAATATCAAATGAGGTTTATTTTCACGCGCAGTCACCGTGACTAATGCTAAATCAGAAGTACACTGATGCATGAAGAACTCAAACCTTTGGGTTTCTCCCTGAGTTTGCGGAACAGCTCCATGGCCTTTCCCTCTCTGGCGATTGAAGAGGGGAAAAGAGGTCACAGTCTGGCTGTTGGCGTTGTTTTTCCAGTGGATTTCGGTTCAGACTTACAGAGTGTCCAAAGCCTCTCCGCTCCTCCACGGCTGCCTCTGAACATCCACTAtgtctggctgcagcagcatcatctcctcctccagctcattCACCTtggcctgaaaacacacacgttgTTAGCCTTTTTAACGACACACGATGCTTCCCAACACTAAAGAGACGCACTCGGGCGTACCTGACCACAGCTGGCGGCGGTTTGCTCCATCTCCCGCCACACAGCCAGAAGTTTGTCTGATGCTGAAATGACGACAATCAAATAAACAAGCCAGTATTTTATAACTGTTTCACACATATCAGACCTAGATTACAGACGTAAACAGGAGGCCATCTTTAAAATAATACCAATGCCCGTGGCTGCCTGTTCCTGGTATTTCTCCATGTCGATGTGAAGGCTGGCAGTCAAGAATTCCAGCTTCGCCGTGAGTCTTTGGTGCTTGGACACCATCTCAATCCTCTGTTTGGACAGCGATGAGTTGTGTCTGAGCAGGCTCATGCTGAAAGAGACGGGAAACATTTTCAGTTAGTTTCCCCTCAGGAGTGCTCGAGTACCtgcacgtctgtgtgtgtgtgtgtacatcagAGAGCTTCCTACATGGCGGCTTTCTGCCCCTGTTGCAATCTTTGCCAGTCTTCTTTCAGAGCACGGATGGTCTGCCATGCTTGGCCACAAGTTCTTCTTAGAGGACTGTAACTCAGCTGATGCTTTGGGTCATTCTCTGTGAggaagaaagagacagaaacacagaggcaTGAGTCGAGCAGGTGCAATCCTAAGAGCAGAAGACGTTTTGGACTCTCTTGGGGGAGATAACAACTACCTGACCAAtgaataaacagacaaaaatatcaaaaaaaagATGCTCTTAATATCCTTAATAGAgagggaacaaaaacaaacagcacttaCTAACAAAGCGGATGTTTTCAGGAAGCACTCGAGGAGCGAACTGGGGTTCATAAGTGCAAGAGGAGCggtcaaacaaaaacaccagagGCAGGTCTGTCCGCCGGCCGTCCACCTCCTGCACACACATAACATAAATAAAGCTATGGTCACGTTCACTCCCTCAGGATATCGTTAgaacaatgtgtgtgtatgtgtgtgcgtgttcttGAGGACATTACTGCATAATCGATGGCGCACTGCGTGACAAGTCCATGAGGCTCCAGGGCGATccccgcctccagcagcagctcctgattggctgcaggGATGTTGGTGTCTTTTTCTATTCTCAGCTGGAGGTTGGCCACAGTCTCATCATCAGACACTGAATAAGTCAGGATCTTAGCAGACATCATGTTGAGGACatgaaccagctgaggtggaaaaaaaaaaaaagagcaaaaccaTGAAGGGAGTCGGCAGTGTGAACTCATGCACCGTTTTTCATGGAATCCAAGATGTTTATAGTGATATTTGTTTATTAACTGAAGTGAAGGATTAAAGAATAAACTTTGTCTTTTCAGTTGTCCCACATTAGATAAAATTGCATTAAAAGAAAGTGAAATCTCCAGCAAACCTTGAGTTGCAGTATGAGCCCCAGCTGGGAGAAGCAGTCGGGGGCCGTGGCGCCTCGGGTTTTGCCTCTCTCCTGAGGAGACCACATCAACATCAGCTGCAGccacttctccagcttctctagTAGGAGACTACCAAATGACAGTCATCACACCACTGTGAGACAATACTCCATGtgtatttgttgtgtgtgtctgttgcacataaaaaaatcaCCTGTTGAGGTCGTTGGGCTGCGGCAGATGTTTGGAGAAGCGGATTTCCCCCGAAAGGTCCTCGTAAACAACAATATCATCATTCTGCTTCAGGCTCACTTTATggtgcctttaaaaaaaattagagaCACAATGAAAAATAACCACTGTGATAAATCAGCTTTGAAACTGTGCAACCCTGTGAGTCGGTTTCTGCAATACAGCGAGAGAGCTGTGTTTCTAAAGCAGACATCCCCTGAGCTTCTTATCAGTCAGTCATCAAATAAATGAGGAACAACGGGGCATTGATGTTGGCACAACGCACATATCCTGCAATTCTTTGGAAACTCCACTTTGTGTGTATATTCGACGTGTCCTAACACCCAGTCAGAAACAACAatattttcccaaaataaaTCTTATCATTGcttaagaagaaaaacatcattGTTCAACGTAATAAACCTGGTGAAAAGGATGGAaat contains these protein-coding regions:
- the vdac3 gene encoding voltage-dependent anion-selective channel protein 3 isoform X3, with the translated sequence MAVPPAYSDLGKSAKDIFNKGYGYGVLKLDVKTKSQSGVMEFATSGSNNTDTGKSGGHLETKYKVKELGLSFNQKWNTDNTLTTEITMEDQLAQGLKLGLDTSFVPNTGKKSAKLKTGYKRDFVNVGCDLDFDMAGPTVHAAAVLGYEGWLAGYQLAFDTAKSKLTQNNFALGYKTGDFQLHTNVNDGIEFGGSIYQKVNSNMETAVHLAWTAGSNNTRFGIGAKYQLDKDASLSTKVNNACLVGVGYTQTLRPGVKLTLSALIDGKNVNGGGHKVGMGFELEA
- the vdac3 gene encoding voltage-dependent anion-selective channel protein 3 isoform X4 is translated as MAVPPAYSDLGKSAKDIFNKGYGYGVLKLDVKTKSQSGVEFATSGSNNTDTGKSGGHLETKYKVKELGLSFNQKWNTDNTLTTEITMEDQLAQGLKLGLDTSFVPNTGKKSAKLKTGYKRDFVNVGCDLDFDMAGPTVHAAAVLGYEGWLAGYQLAFDTAKSKLTQNNFALGYKTGDFQLHTNVNDGIEFGGSIYQKVNSNMETAVHLAWTAGSNNTRFGIGAKYQLDKDASLSTKVNNACLVGVGYTQTLRPGVKLTLSALIDGKNVNGGGHKVGMGFELEA
- the vdac3 gene encoding voltage-dependent anion-selective channel protein 3 isoform X1 — encoded protein: MAEKVGIVVQQDKTAKGKQAENKDHCVTCHHNAPKGHGTMAVPPAYSDLGKSAKDIFNKGYGYGVLKLDVKTKSQSGVMEFATSGSNNTDTGKSGGHLETKYKVKELGLSFNQKWNTDNTLTTEITMEDQLAQGLKLGLDTSFVPNTGKKSAKLKTGYKRDFVNVGCDLDFDMAGPTVHAAAVLGYEGWLAGYQLAFDTAKSKLTQNNFALGYKTGDFQLHTNVNDGIEFGGSIYQKVNSNMETAVHLAWTAGSNNTRFGIGAKYQLDKDASLSTKVNNACLVGVGYTQTLRPGVKLTLSALIDGKNVNGGGHKVGMGFELEA
- the vdac3 gene encoding voltage-dependent anion-selective channel protein 3 isoform X2 — its product is MAEKVGIVVQQDKTAKGKQAENKDHCVTCHHNAPKGHGTMAVPPAYSDLGKSAKDIFNKGYGYGVLKLDVKTKSQSGVEFATSGSNNTDTGKSGGHLETKYKVKELGLSFNQKWNTDNTLTTEITMEDQLAQGLKLGLDTSFVPNTGKKSAKLKTGYKRDFVNVGCDLDFDMAGPTVHAAAVLGYEGWLAGYQLAFDTAKSKLTQNNFALGYKTGDFQLHTNVNDGIEFGGSIYQKVNSNMETAVHLAWTAGSNNTRFGIGAKYQLDKDASLSTKVNNACLVGVGYTQTLRPGVKLTLSALIDGKNVNGGGHKVGMGFELEA
- the ikbkb gene encoding inhibitor of nuclear factor kappa-B kinase subunit beta isoform X1, encoding MNRVPLQQPQSCGPWELKERLGTGGFGNVTRWQNKDTEEQIAIKQCRQELSEKNKERWCLEIQIMKRLDHVNVVAAREVPPGMYKVMTTNDMPLLAMEYCQGGDLRKYLNLLENCCGMREGSVLILLRDISSALTYLHYKRIIHRDLKPENIVLQQGEKRLIHKIIDLGYAKELDQSSLCVSFVGTLQYLAPELIERQKYTVTVDYWSFGTLVFECITGFRPFLPTWQPVPWHHKVSLKQNDDIVVYEDLSGEIRFSKHLPQPNDLNSLLLEKLEKWLQLMLMWSPQERGKTRGATAPDCFSQLGLILQLKLVHVLNMMSAKILTYSVSDDETVANLQLRIEKDTNIPAANQELLLEAGIALEPHGLVTQCAIDYAEVDGRRTDLPLVFLFDRSSCTYEPQFAPRVLPENIRFVKNDPKHQLSYSPLRRTCGQAWQTIRALKEDWQRLQQGQKAAIMSLLRHNSSLSKQRIEMVSKHQRLTAKLEFLTASLHIDMEKYQEQAATGIASDKLLAVWREMEQTAASCGQAKVNELEEEMMLLQPDIVDVQRQPWRSGEALDTLEGKAMELFRKLREKPKDQRGSGDSQEMVRLVVQAMLFYEKKLKDFYTHLSKTAVCRQRVMELLPKVEGVVQKMAESEQVLMNLQEKRQWALWHLLRVACSKVRSPVSGSPDGLRTPSSVPPLLTPRHSLQQLDESLVEESRTFETRLQSLLQDTIQESENSMEMLREWTWLNDGQSYSSDLS
- the ikbkb gene encoding inhibitor of nuclear factor kappa-B kinase subunit beta isoform X2 → MNRVPLQQPQSCGPWELKERLGTGGFGNVTRWQNKDTEEQIAIKQCRQELSEKNKERWCLEIQIMKRLDHVNVVAAREVPPGMYKVMTTNDMPLLAMEYCQGGDLRKYLNLLENCCGMREGSVLILLRDISSALTYLHYKRIIHRDLKPENIVLQQGEKRLIHKIIDLGYAKELDQSSLCVSFVGTLQYLAPELIERQKYTVTVDYWSFGTLVFECITGFRPFLPTWQPVPWHHKVSLKQNDDIVVYEDLSGEIRFSKHLPQPNDLNSLLLEKLEKWLQLMLMWSPQERGKTRGATAPDCFSQLGLILQLKLVHVLNMMSAKILTYSVSDDETVANLQLRIEKDTNIPAANQELLLEAGIALEPHGLVTQCAIDYAEVDGRRTDLPLVFLFDRSSCTYEPQFAPRVLPENIRFVKNDPKHQLSYSPLRRTCGQAWQTIRALKEDWQRLQQGQKAAIMSLLRHNSSLSKQRIEMVSKHQRLTAKLEFLTASLHIDMEKYQEQAATGIASDKLLAVWREMEQTAASCGQAKVNELEEEMMLLQPDIVDVQRQPWRSGEALDTLEGKAMELFRKLREKPKDQRGSGDSQEMVRLVVQAMLFYEKKLKDFYTHLSKTAVCRQRVMELLPKVEGVVQKMAESEQVLMNLQEKRQWALWHLLRVACSKVRSPVSGSPDGLRTPSSVPPLLTPRHSLQQLLKVSDSPC